AAACTATTGCGATAAGAACATAACATCATTTGTTCTTGATTTTGACGGTAGATCTATTGATAATACAACTTGGATAAGACACTTAACAAGATTAATGAATGACTTTGATTTAACGGAAAAATCATTTTTATATTCAGTTAACGCGAACGAAGGTAAATTTATGAAAAATGCCGTCGAAATACCCGCAAAAGATTTCATAAATAGTGGATTTGGAATTGATATTTTGGGTTTAAATCATTTGCAACCGCGAATGAATTCCGAAGCGTGGGCTAAAATAAAGGCAAAGAGAGAAGAAAACACCTACAGAATATTCAATAGAGGTACTTATGGATATGTGAAAAAGACAGAAGGTGAATTATTAAGACTTTTTGATATGTCCGATAAAAATAAATTAAGGGGGCAACGAAAAAAGTTTAATGTTTCTGAACAACATAATGAGACAATAACATTACAAACAAAATTAAAGGAAGAACGCACTATCGAGCCATATATTAAATCTAAGTCTCAAATTAATGAGGATCTTATAAAGAAGATTAAGAAGTTAAGATCTGAAACATTTAGAAGATAATTTATTAGTGATTTTTATGCCGACAGTTACGCTTAACAAAAAAAGAGTCCTTGAGCTTCTTGGAAAGAAGTACGATGATAAATTCCTCGCTGACAGAATTGCAATGCTTGGGACTGATTTAGAGTCCATTACAGATACAGAAATTATTGTCGAGGTTTTTCCGAACAGGCCGGATATGCTTTCTGAAGAGGGACTTGCGCGCGGCCTTCGCAGCTTTCTTGGCATTGAGACAGGGTTCAAAAAATACGAAGTGAAAAAATCCGGATTCTCTACAACAAATGCAAATCCGCTTCCATATTGGCCTTATGTGGTTACAGCAATTGTGAAAGGGCTCGAACTGGATGATGCAAAAATAAGGCAGATTATCCAGATTCAGGAAAAGCTCGGAATCACGTTGCTGCGCAAAAGAAAAAAAGGCGGCATCGGATTATATCCGCTTGACAGGATAAAGATGCCGATAAAATTCGTATCTGATGCCCCGGAAAAAATACGCTATCGTCCTCTTGAATATCCTGAAGTAATTTCAGGAAAAGAAATACTTGAAAAGCACCCGACAGGAAAGACATATGCGCACATATGCAATGACTGGAAAAAAATCACTTATTTTGTCGATGCGTCGGGCACAATAATGTCCATGCCGCCTATTGTGAACTCGTATGATGTCGGGAAAATCGACGAGAAAACAAAAGATGTCTTTATCGAGGCGACAGGCACGGATTTGAACACTTTGAAAATCGCGCTCAATATTGTCGTAACTGCTCTTGCAGATATGGGCGGGAAAATATATTCAATGGAAATCATTCAGGGGAACGAGAAATTCACCACACCTGATTTAACTCCGTCAAAAAGGAAGATTGACAGAAAATACGTCAATAAGCTTCTTGGTCTTGAACTAACCGACGCTGAGATGAAGCAGCTTCTTGCAAAAATGGGCATTGGATTCGAGGCAGGCTCTGCATTGATTCCGGCGTATCGCGCGGACATTTTGCATCCGATGGACCTTGTCGAGGATATTGCAATCGCATACGGCTATGAAAATTTTGATGCCCAGATTCCGAAAGTTGCGACAATCGGTGAAGAGTCTCGCGGAGCAATACTTAAGCGAAAAATTGCAGAAGTCCTTTCAGGGCTTGGATTTTTGGAATGCAACACATATCATCTTTCGAATGGAAAAGACCTTATTGAAAAGATGAATGCAAAAAAGACAAGCCTGGTAAAGCTTTCAAATTCCGTGAATATCGATTACGATGCGATGCGAAACGCAATACTTCCGATTTTGATGAAAGTGCTTTCAGAGAACAGGCATAACGAATATCCGCAGAGAATTTTCGAATCGGGAATTGTTTTTGCAGAGGATTCCAAAGAAGAGACCGGCGTTTCCGAGCGCGCATCTTTATCCGCAGTATCCGTGCATCCGAATGTCGATTTCTCCGAAATAAAGGCAACACTAGATGCTCTAATGCGCGCCTTTGACATAAAATACGAAATGAAAGAAAAGGAATATTCTTCATATATTTCAGGAAGGTGCGCGGAAATAGTCGTTGCAGGAAAATCCGTCGGCATGATTGGAGAACTGCATCCGCAGGTCCTGAACAACTGGGAAATCGAGATGCCTGTTGCAGGATTTGAAATTGATGTCGAGATGGTATTTGAGTGATTTTTATATAATTAAAACTCAGGAATTTTTCTTACTGTTTGTAATGCGCTATTAAGGTTGTTTCGCTTTTCTTCATATGAATTAATGAATTCATCCAAATCAAATTGGCCTTCATCAGTACCTCTAAAACAAAGAGTTCCTGATTCATGAGTTCCTTTAACATTTTTTTCAATATTCCAGCTTTGCTCTGGAAATAGTTCGTTTAAATTAAGATACGCTCTTAATGTATAGAGATTATCAGGTTTGAATAGTATAAGTTCAATATTTACTCCCGAGAAAAAACGTTTATAAAATTCTTGGCGATTGGTCTCCTCAAGCGGGAGTGCAAGTTCCTCGAAACCCATAGATTTCAGATGGTCTGTGAGTGCATCTCTTGTGACATATTTCATAGTATACTCATTGAGTAATAACATTTATAAAAGACTGTAAAACGTGAGCTGTTAAGTCTTCTGGATATAATCCCGATTCTATTTCTAAAAAATCAATACAAGGGAGTGGTATTCGATGAATAACACCTCTTAAAGCGCGCCTACAAACGATATAAAGGAGAATGAACAAAAATATATTATGAGGATGAAAAACTTAGAACGAGCTTTTTTTGGATTTATGGGTGGCGTGCTTACAATATCTGGCATAATCTTAGGGCTTTCTGGAAATATCCCTTTGAGCGTTTTTTCAATAGTTATCGGATTGTTTAGTTTTTATGTCGCTGCAAAATAAAGATAAACGTAAAACAATAAAAACACACTGAGATTATTTTTATGTCAGAACAACAACAGACTGATAAAAGTTCTTTAGGACAGAAAATTGAATGTTGTTTAAAGTATCCATTTACAAAACTAATTAATGCAATTACTCATTTGCTTAAAGAATTTAAAGATGCAGAGAAGCTACCTGCTTTATTTGTAATAAGTATTGTCATACTTAGTCTTGCAGTTATGACCTACTTTAAAAACAGTTCGGAATTAGTAACAATAGTTGTATATAGCATTGCTATTGGTTGTATTGCATTAGTTTGCATCCTTTATTTTTTTACTCGGATTGCTGAATCTAAAAATAAAGCTAACTTGAATAACATATTTTATTAAAAAAGTGAAGCAAGCCTAATTATCCCCCGCCACCTATTAATCCCAGCTTCTAGTTTCAGCCCTGCAAGCTCGCAGGGTATCTTACCGGTCGTTGTATGCGCTTCTATGAAGTTGTGCTGTAATATGATGCCTGCCATGAGTATTGGCGCAGACCATAAGGCTTTGAAACCTCTAAAATCATATACCCTATCCTTTATTTTGCTAAAGACAGTTTCTATTCTTACGTTGTGTTTTCCAGTCTTGCTGACGTTATTTATTCGGTGTTCTACCCGAAGCCTGTATTTTGAATAAAATACTGGGCTGTTAAGTCTGATGGTGAGGAACGGTGAAATTCCTTACCCCTACATTTACTAAAAATAGCAAACATTTATATATTTGTGGGGATAATATATGCGCATGGCAGCAATAAGGAAAAAGAAAGTTGGCGCAGAGGAATATTATTATCTAGCGCATAGCTTTCGGGAAGGCGGCAAAATCGTGAAAAAGGAGAAGTATTTAGGAAAAGTCTTGCCAAAAAACATTGATGAAATCAAGCGCATATTTCTATCAGAAATTTACAAAGAAAAATGGTTCTCACAATTTGATAAAATAAAGCAGAGCTTCTCGAAAGACAGAAAAGCAACTCCGCCGTCGGCTCTTGAAAAGGAAATAAAGACCTTCGCAATCAGGTTTACCTATGACACAAACAAGATCGAAGGTTCGACTTTGACACTGCGGGAAACCGCGGACTTGCTTGGCAGAGGCATAACTCCATCTGAAAAACCTCTTCGCGACGTAAAGGAAGCAGAAGCCCATATGAAAGCATTCTACGAAATGCGGGAATATAAAAAAGATATTTCTTTGCAGATGGTGCTTTATTTTCACAAAAAGCTATTCGAAGGAACAAAGCCCGACATCGCAGGAAAAATCAGACAGCATCAAGTGGCTATAGCCGGAAGCAAATTCATGCCGCCGTTTCCTGCGGAAGTGTATCCATTGCTTTCCGATTTTTTCAGGGGGTATAACAAGAATAAATCGTCTTTGCATCCTGTAGAACTTGCCGCAGGGGTTCATATAAAGCTTGTGACAATCCATCCCTTTGCCGACGGAAACGGAAGAATAAGCCGTTTGATGATGAATTTCGTATTGAACAAAAATGGATTTCCCATGCTGAACATACCATACGAAAAAAGAGGTGGGTATTATACTGCTTTAGAGCGCGC
The window above is part of the Nanoarchaeota archaeon genome. Proteins encoded here:
- a CDS encoding Fic family protein, with protein sequence MAAIRKKKVGAEEYYYLAHSFREGGKIVKKEKYLGKVLPKNIDEIKRIFLSEIYKEKWFSQFDKIKQSFSKDRKATPPSALEKEIKTFAIRFTYDTNKIEGSTLTLRETADLLGRGITPSEKPLRDVKEAEAHMKAFYEMREYKKDISLQMVLYFHKKLFEGTKPDIAGKIRQHQVAIAGSKFMPPFPAEVYPLLSDFFRGYNKNKSSLHPVELAAGVHIKLVTIHPFADGNGRISRLMMNFVLNKNGFPMLNIPYEKRGGYYTALERAQVKKDESIFLHWFFKKYLNECKRYVRNKEIA
- the pheT gene encoding phenylalanine--tRNA ligase subunit beta — encoded protein: MPTVTLNKKRVLELLGKKYDDKFLADRIAMLGTDLESITDTEIIVEVFPNRPDMLSEEGLARGLRSFLGIETGFKKYEVKKSGFSTTNANPLPYWPYVVTAIVKGLELDDAKIRQIIQIQEKLGITLLRKRKKGGIGLYPLDRIKMPIKFVSDAPEKIRYRPLEYPEVISGKEILEKHPTGKTYAHICNDWKKITYFVDASGTIMSMPPIVNSYDVGKIDEKTKDVFIEATGTDLNTLKIALNIVVTALADMGGKIYSMEIIQGNEKFTTPDLTPSKRKIDRKYVNKLLGLELTDAEMKQLLAKMGIGFEAGSALIPAYRADILHPMDLVEDIAIAYGYENFDAQIPKVATIGEESRGAILKRKIAEVLSGLGFLECNTYHLSNGKDLIEKMNAKKTSLVKLSNSVNIDYDAMRNAILPILMKVLSENRHNEYPQRIFESGIVFAEDSKEETGVSERASLSAVSVHPNVDFSEIKATLDALMRAFDIKYEMKEKEYSSYISGRCAEIVVAGKSVGMIGELHPQVLNNWEIEMPVAGFEIDVEMVFE